GGATACCTCTCGTAATTCCTAAAACCTGTCGCGATCCGTCTCGCCGTCGTGTCCTGTCCTGTGTCCCGTCCTCTCTCGCCGTAACTTATTGATATTCACACTCGGTGGTTAATCGATCCGTATAATCCTCCGTCGCTTGACGAggccattaaaattaataaattccaCAAGGATCTCCAGCACGGCGTAAAATCGACTGGCGAGGAAAGTTATGGTGCAAACGAGTGACACGGGCGTCAATGCGAATTGTCACGGTTGAGGGTGAAGCGGAGGTCGATGACCTTAATCGCGCGACATCCGGTAATAATACGACAAGCGCGTTGCTCGCTGTCGTTCCCCGATGATCCTTGCTTCGCAAGGATAACGATGTCCTTTTCGATTTCGCAGAGAACGTCATATCCGGCGAGACGATAGAAATGCAGGAGAACGTGCTGGACTATCCGTATCCCATTCATTCGGGACCAAACATTATCACGTCGCAGCCCTATGGTAAATCAAGGGGGTTTGCTTAATTTTTATAAACGACGTAGAAAAACGATCGAACGATCAAACGAGAGACAGACTTTCGATGGAATCTTTTTACCAGGCCAAGTCCAAGAGTCGAGGAGGGAGACCTACCAGAACTCGCTGGATTGGATATCAACCCCGAGACCTCAGCTGAGCATACTGTCGGGAACGAATTTTCTGGGCAACGTGGAACAGTTGGTGATCCAGCAGGTCGTCGACTTGAGTACACGTTAGTATAtctgaaattaataaataaaaaagaaagaaataaagaaataaaataaaataataaaatatataataaaaatataaaaatataaaataataaaataaaataaataagaaataaatctaAAAAATGCAATCGAATCAGACTAACGTCGAGTTCGAACATTCGAAAAGTGCTAGCCGAACGATCGAATATAGTTGTTGCGACATTTTCTCGGGATCTCGTGTACAGGGAATAGCTAGCAATAATTCTACCGCGAAACTAATCGAACACTGCAAACCTTTCGATATCGATTGCGCGTACTGTTTATGCTTCACGGCCGAATTTATTGTACGAACAGTGTTGGGCAGAACGGAAAGACGCCTCCAATACAGAGTTAAAATCCCGCGAGGGGAAACATTGTTTCTGGCTATGTTGGTGGACACAGAAGTCGGATTATCGACTCCGCTCTTGTGTTCGGAACTGATTCCGCGCTGTGGGGACTTTGACCTGAACGTTGTCGACCAATTTGGCCAGCCGGCGTTCAAGATGAAGATAAGCTCGAGGTGGACATGTCCATTGAGCAAGTTGCGCGTAAGTTAACGGGGCCCGTTCGGATCTCGAATCTGGACTTTCAATTCCAGATTTGCCGATTTCAATCTGAATTACTTTTCGCAGAAGATTACAGTCGGAAACGCAAATCTCATAGGGACGGTGGAACAAAACTTCACTATAATTGGACCAAGTTTTACGGTTTACGACGACGCCCGCAACGAACTTTGCAACGTCATCGGACCGAACATATGCGGCTGCTGCATGTACAAGGAAGCGCATTTCCAAGTAAAGAGCAACATTTCGTTTACCGCATAAGACAAAGTATTTCGAAATCGACGAGATGTCTGACCGATACCGCAATACAGTTTAGTACCCGTATCGAAAGGGCTGAaacaatttgaaactaaatctgggCTTGTTACAGGTAATTACCAACGACGGTACTCATCAAATTGCGTCTTTGATGCACCAATGGGACAATACGCTTCGTGATTATGTTTTGCTCATCTCGTTTCCGGAAGCCACAGATATCAAATTGAAGAGCTTAATTCTCGCCACTGCGTTCCTGCTGGTAAATATCGCTAACAAGGGAAGGCACCAAAGCGTAACgatagagcttgtaaagctgaatccaagAATACCCGTTTTTTTTGGGTCAGACGGCTTATAGTTTTTGGGATATTTAACGTTAAAGTTGTTAATAAGAGATCAGAAAGACGAGCTGGATTATGGCGCGTGGCACCGCACAGCAGAACGGGGTGGTGGAGTAAGAGAGAAGAATCTATGGAAAGATTCACTCGCTCTCATACCTAATGCTCCTTCTGTACTATTCCCTCATCACTTGTGAGTACATACTTGTCTGACATAGCTGAACGCGACGCAGCACAACGACTTACTTTTCTGGCCTTTTATtaacaactttaacattaaatacctcaaaaactataagccgtCTGACCTCAAAACCGGATATTATTGGATTCAGCTTCATAAGCTCTATCTGTACCTGATTTGGTACCATCACTGTACCAAATCTTATAAAAAAGTGAACGTCACATTTGGGGTCCTTCCCTTGTAAATATCTCCTTTTTTTCCGTGTACGTATATGTGCATGTATCTGTCCATTGTATTTGCATATCATTATAATCCAGTCCCTTGGATGTTGTTTTCGTTTTTTTAAGTGACCGATCATTTTTTGATTACAATCTACAAagtatagatatagatatacatAGATATATGTAGATATAgacgtaaatataaatattaatatagataCGGATACAGATGTAAATgtagaattaaaattattttcaggTACATATGTATTTCGAGCAGGTAAGACCAAAGTCGCTACGGACCTAAACAATAAAATGGAATGCAATATATTATACGTACGCAaatatcatttttattgtatgaaatatatatatataaatactgaCGAAATATATGCCTGATGACCTACCCTATAAGCCTATTCTTTCCGCTTCCGCTGCAAGTTACAATATAAAATCTGACTAGACCATTACACGTAGGTATAATGGCCCTAAATTTAGAGTTTAGTGGGATTAGCATAGTGGCGTCACCTTTGTCAAATTAtgatatttgaataattttgccACTACCGACGAAATGCTCAACCTGGTTGACAAAGTTACCAACAATTCATTTTAGGTGAAAGTTCGAGTATTTTGTTGCTATCTGTAATGGCGGTATTCTTATATTTTAAGGAGCAAATGATTCATGCCGAAATTTACATTGTAGCATGTGGAGAAATCGGTACAAATCATCTGTTTATGAGAACGTTCGACTACGTGTGTCAACCGTTTTAAACAACGATCTTACATAACATTATCGGACGAACGTGaagaataataattttgttgcaaCAGCATGTATAAATTAAATCTCTATTTTCATCTTCCACACGATTTATCATTGCCTCCGGCCTCCGATTTACGTGCATCATTTATGTATTGAagagatttttatttgttaattaattttgGAAACGAATCTTCATTTTTATGACTGATCTTCGATTTGACACACGTAGTTCAATAGAGTTCAGTAATGGGACCTACTTCTGTACGCTTTTATTGTTTCCTAAGATAACGCGCACATCCTTAGCATTTTACTAATTAGCATTTTACTGCGCATCCAATCTGCTTGCAGAAGATTTACGTCGCGCGTGATCGTATTTTTCCAGCCAACACTGGATACTCCCCATCCCATCTGTCACTCGAGCTAGCTGCAACTCGGACAAAGTAATATTTAATATGGCGGTTTAGAAGCGGTAATTCAAATTCTGGATTCTAGAGCCAGAATGTATTAAGTACATATTTTTCGAAACCAGATTATATACACCATCATACAAACTAAAAGAAGCGTGTACATAATCTAGtttcgaaaaaatgtatttaatagAATATAACACAGCGCGGAAAGGAACATAATCAAAGTTAAAAACTGATATgggaaaagaatttttattttctattttatagtGTTATATAAAGCAA
The window above is part of the Megalopta genalis isolate 19385.01 chromosome 2, iyMegGena1_principal, whole genome shotgun sequence genome. Proteins encoded here:
- the LOC117225359 gene encoding phospholipid scramblase 1 isoform X2 produces the protein MACTGRESIEEWLENVISGETIEMQENVLDYPYPIHSGPNIITSQPYGQVQESRRETYQNSLDWISTPRPQLSILSGTNFLGNVEQLVIQQVVDLSTLLGRTERRLQYRVKIPRGETLFLAMLVDTEVGLSTPLLCSELIPRCGDFDLNVVDQFGQPAFKMKISSRWTCPLSKLRKITVGNANLIGTVEQNFTIIGPSFTVYDDARNELCNVIGPNICGCCMYKEAHFQVITNDGTHQIASLMHQWDNTLRDYVLLISFPEATDIKLKSLILATAFLLVHMYFEQVRPKSLRT
- the LOC117225359 gene encoding phospholipid scramblase 1 isoform X1 — encoded protein: MRIVTVEGEAEVDDLNRATSENVISGETIEMQENVLDYPYPIHSGPNIITSQPYGQVQESRRETYQNSLDWISTPRPQLSILSGTNFLGNVEQLVIQQVVDLSTLLGRTERRLQYRVKIPRGETLFLAMLVDTEVGLSTPLLCSELIPRCGDFDLNVVDQFGQPAFKMKISSRWTCPLSKLRKITVGNANLIGTVEQNFTIIGPSFTVYDDARNELCNVIGPNICGCCMYKEAHFQVITNDGTHQIASLMHQWDNTLRDYVLLISFPEATDIKLKSLILATAFLLVHMYFEQVRPKSLRT
- the LOC117225359 gene encoding phospholipid scramblase 1 isoform X3 produces the protein MRIVTVEGEAEVDDLNRATSENVISGETIEMQENVLDYPYPIHSGPNIITSQPYGQVQESRRETYQNSLDWISTPRPQLSILSGTNFLGNVEQLVIQQVVDLSTLLGRTERRLQYRVKIPRGETLFLAMLVDTEVGLSTPLLCSELIPRCGDFDLNVVDQFGQPAFKMKISSRWTCPLSKLRKITVGNANLIGTVEQNFTIIGPSFTVYDDARNELCNVIGPNICGCCMYKEAHFQVKSNISFTA